In Epinephelus lanceolatus isolate andai-2023 chromosome 16, ASM4190304v1, whole genome shotgun sequence, one DNA window encodes the following:
- the LOC117263517 gene encoding uncharacterized protein LOC117263517 isoform X6 → METMDYKELGHNFEEKLTLTDKSLPLQNESQSIQNGDKTLGKDLPTSDDSAITDLSPKTDSSPITETPTKTDDSSKTDVRPSTPGSSPQPKKDSMTSEQRQKLAKERREERARYIEHQTQVQAAKKAQWLEKEEKARRLRESQLEDRRRKLEEQRLKAEKRRALLEEKQRQKLEKNKERYEAAIKRSTKKTWAEIRQQRWSWAGGLNQTSRRETRSLRLSPWESRIVERLMTPTLSFLARSRSAATLLNNSDSHSHHCSRSASASPLNACSHHHPHQNAERWRVSSASTPDITQRQRRRNSTPVDKKKKEKKDKERENEKEKNALTKDKVQKKRQTTSPTTTMTQRSRPEASTPKPKNRPPSPAPKSRPLSPLVPAAAAASKTPTGKKTPPPGTKTRPKRAQTPARVQAQTVTAVAVETGHEPQQPDAPEEKKNSGNVPAIVVSSVPVTPPSLSPVVISAASPAAPNVELVASNASPAAASTSNPSPSPAPSAAAAAASTTTTPAAPASKPSAGTNDPEEAARVLAEKRRQAREQREREEQERLEQEQRNRILREEAMAREAEERKRREEEARFMAEQQRLRDEAQQAQEEKEAQERAKAEQEENDRQQRQREEAEAKAREEAERQRLEREKHFQKEEQERLERKRRLEEIMKRTRKSDAGEKKDVKASPQVNGKDSELSKAAGSLQSPGAAILGPSQSVSGPVVNGVQPAAHQNGVSANGADFEEIIQLNKSGNPAQTQSGLVSEPILAFEGGEPFLMKTGPMKPQHVAEVL, encoded by the exons CTCTGCCCCTGCAGAACGAGTCTCAGTCCATCCAGAATGGGGACAAGACTTTGGGGAAGGACCTCCCGACTTCAGATGACTCCGCCATCACAGATCTCTCTCCTAAAACAGACTCCAGCCCCATAACAGAGACCCCCACCAAGACAGATGACTCCTCCAAGACGGATGTGAGGCCATCCACCCCGGGCAGCAGCCCTCAGCCCAAGAAAG ATTCAATGACGTCAGAGCAACGACAGAAACTCGCCAAGGAGCGGAGGGAGGAACGTGCCAGATATATCG AGCATCAAACTCAGGTGCAAG CGGCGAAGAAGGCCCAGTGgctggagaaagaggagaaggcCCGACGTTTGAGGGAGAGCCAGCTGGAGGATcgcaggaggaagctggaggagCAGAGGCTGAAGGCTGAGAAACGCAGAGCTCTGCTGgaggagaaacagagacagaaactaGAAAAGAACAAG GAGAGATATGAAGCAGCTATCAAGAGGTCGACAAAGAAGACGTGGGCCGAGATCCGCCAGCAGAGGTGGTCCTGGGCGGGTGGACTCAACCAGACCTCCCGCAGAGAAA CCCGCAGCCTGCGTCTGAGCCCGTGGGAGAGCCGCATTGTGGAACGGCTCATGACGCCAACACTGTCCTTCTTGGCCCGCAGCCGCAGTGCCGCCACCCTCCTCAACAACAGTGACTCTC ACTCTCACCACTGCTCCCGTTCAGCCTCCGCCAGCCCGCTGAACGCCTGCTCCCATCACCACCCGCACCAGAATGCCGAGCGCTGGAGGGTCTCCTCCGCCAGCACGCCAGACATCACCCAGCGCCAGCGCCGGCGAAACTCCACACCG GTggacaaaaagaagaaagagaagaaagataAGGAGAGGGAGAATGAAAAAGAGAAGAACGCTCTCACAAAAGACAAAGTGCAGAAGAAGAGACAGACGACATCACCCACCACCACCATGACCCAGAGATCCAGGCCAGAGGCCAG CACCCCGAAGCCCAAAAACAGACCTCCATCACCCGCCCCCAAGAGTCGGCCTCTGTCCCCCCTGGTGCCagccgcagcagcagcctccAAAACCCCCACGGGCAAGAAGACACCTCCTCCTGGCACCAAGACCCGACCCAAACGAGCTCAGACGCCTGCCAGGGTGCAGGCCCAGACGGTCACTGCAGTTGCCGTAGAAACAGGCCACGAACCCCAGCAGCCCGATGCTCCAGAGGAGAAAAAGA ACTCTGGTAATGTTCCCGCCATCGTGGTGTCCTCTGTACCAGTTACGCCTCCTTCCCTCAGCCCAGTGGTCATATCAGCGGCCTCTCCAGCTGCTCCAAATGTGGAGCTGGTTGCCTCCAATGCCTCTCCTGCAGCAGCCTCCACCAGtaatccttctccttctcctgcaccctccgctgctgccgctgctgcctccaccaccaccactccgGCTGCACCGGCAAGCAAGCCGTCAGCCGGCACCAATGACCCAGAAGAGGCTGCTCGTGTCCTGGCAGAGAAACGTCGACAAGCTCGAGAGCAGCGGGAGAGGGAGGAGCAGGAGCGTCTGGAACAGGAACAAAGGAACAG GATCCTCCGGGAGGAGGCGATGGCCCGGGAGGCGGAGGAGAGGAAgcgcagagaggaggaggctcGATTCATGGCCGAACAGCAGCGTCTGAGGGACGAAGCCCAGCAAGCTcaagaggagaaggaggcgCAGGAGAGAGCCAAGGCCGAGCAGGAGGAGAACGACAGGCAGCAGAGACAG AGGGAGGAGGCCGAAGCCAAAGCCCGTGAGGAGGCCGAACGTCAGCGTCTTGAGAGGGAGAAACACTTCCAGAAAGAAGAGCAGGAGcgtctggagaggaagagg CGCCTGGAGGAGATAATGAAAAGGACTCGGAAAAGTGACGCAGGagaaaag AAGGATGTGAAAGCTTCTCCACAGGTCAACGGCAAAGACTCAGAGCTCAGTAAGG CAGCTGGAAGCCTGCAGAGTCCCGGTGCAGCGATCCTCGGCCCGTCACAAAGCGTGTCCGGTCCTGTTGTAAACGGAGTCCAGCCCGCTGCTCACCAGAACGGTGTCTCCGCCAATGGAGCTGATTTCGAGGAGATCATCCAACTGAACAAAAGCGGTAACCCGGCACAGACTCAGAGCGGGCTGGTCAGCGAGCCCATCCTGGCATTCGAGGGTGGAGAGCCCTTCCTGATGAAAACAGGCCCTATGAAGCCTCAGCATGTTGCAG AGGTCCTGTGA
- the LOC117263517 gene encoding uncharacterized protein LOC117263517 isoform X8 translates to METMDYKELGHNFEEKLTLTDKSLPLQNESQSIQNGDKTLGKDLPTSDDSAITDLSPKTDSSPITETPTKTDDSSKTDVRPSTPGSSPQPKKDSMTSEQRQKLAKERREERARYIEHQTQVQAAKKAQWLEKEEKARRLRESQLEDRRRKLEEQRLKAEKRRALLEEKQRQKLEKNKERYEAAIKRSTKKTWAEIRQQRWSWAGGLNQTSRRETRSLRLSPWESRIVERLMTPTLSFLARSRSAATLLNNSDSPSASPLNACSHHHPHQNAERWRVSSASTPDITQRQRRRNSTPVDKKKKEKKDKERENEKEKNALTKDKVQKKRQTTSPTTTMTQRSRPEASTPKPKNRPPSPAPKSRPLSPLVPAAAAASKTPTGKKTPPPGTKTRPKRAQTPARVQAQTVTAVAVETGHEPQQPDAPEEKKNSGNVPAIVVSSVPVTPPSLSPVVISAASPAAPNVELVASNASPAAASTSNPSPSPAPSAAAAAASTTTTPAAPASKPSAGTNDPEEAARVLAEKRRQAREQREREEQERLEQEQRNRILREEAMAREAEERKRREEEARFMAEQQRLRDEAQQAQEEKEAQERAKAEQEENDRQQRQREEAEAKAREEAERQRLEREKHFQKEEQERLERKRRLEEIMKRTRKSDAGEKKDVKASPQVNGKDSELSKAAGSLQSPGAAILGPSQSVSGPVVNGVQPAAHQNGVSANGADFEEIIQLNKSGNPAQTQSGLVSEPILAFEGGEPFLMKTGPMKPQHVAEVL, encoded by the exons CTCTGCCCCTGCAGAACGAGTCTCAGTCCATCCAGAATGGGGACAAGACTTTGGGGAAGGACCTCCCGACTTCAGATGACTCCGCCATCACAGATCTCTCTCCTAAAACAGACTCCAGCCCCATAACAGAGACCCCCACCAAGACAGATGACTCCTCCAAGACGGATGTGAGGCCATCCACCCCGGGCAGCAGCCCTCAGCCCAAGAAAG ATTCAATGACGTCAGAGCAACGACAGAAACTCGCCAAGGAGCGGAGGGAGGAACGTGCCAGATATATCG AGCATCAAACTCAGGTGCAAG CGGCGAAGAAGGCCCAGTGgctggagaaagaggagaaggcCCGACGTTTGAGGGAGAGCCAGCTGGAGGATcgcaggaggaagctggaggagCAGAGGCTGAAGGCTGAGAAACGCAGAGCTCTGCTGgaggagaaacagagacagaaactaGAAAAGAACAAG GAGAGATATGAAGCAGCTATCAAGAGGTCGACAAAGAAGACGTGGGCCGAGATCCGCCAGCAGAGGTGGTCCTGGGCGGGTGGACTCAACCAGACCTCCCGCAGAGAAA CCCGCAGCCTGCGTCTGAGCCCGTGGGAGAGCCGCATTGTGGAACGGCTCATGACGCCAACACTGTCCTTCTTGGCCCGCAGCCGCAGTGCCGCCACCCTCCTCAACAACAGTGACTCTC CCTCCGCCAGCCCGCTGAACGCCTGCTCCCATCACCACCCGCACCAGAATGCCGAGCGCTGGAGGGTCTCCTCCGCCAGCACGCCAGACATCACCCAGCGCCAGCGCCGGCGAAACTCCACACCG GTggacaaaaagaagaaagagaagaaagataAGGAGAGGGAGAATGAAAAAGAGAAGAACGCTCTCACAAAAGACAAAGTGCAGAAGAAGAGACAGACGACATCACCCACCACCACCATGACCCAGAGATCCAGGCCAGAGGCCAG CACCCCGAAGCCCAAAAACAGACCTCCATCACCCGCCCCCAAGAGTCGGCCTCTGTCCCCCCTGGTGCCagccgcagcagcagcctccAAAACCCCCACGGGCAAGAAGACACCTCCTCCTGGCACCAAGACCCGACCCAAACGAGCTCAGACGCCTGCCAGGGTGCAGGCCCAGACGGTCACTGCAGTTGCCGTAGAAACAGGCCACGAACCCCAGCAGCCCGATGCTCCAGAGGAGAAAAAGA ACTCTGGTAATGTTCCCGCCATCGTGGTGTCCTCTGTACCAGTTACGCCTCCTTCCCTCAGCCCAGTGGTCATATCAGCGGCCTCTCCAGCTGCTCCAAATGTGGAGCTGGTTGCCTCCAATGCCTCTCCTGCAGCAGCCTCCACCAGtaatccttctccttctcctgcaccctccgctgctgccgctgctgcctccaccaccaccactccgGCTGCACCGGCAAGCAAGCCGTCAGCCGGCACCAATGACCCAGAAGAGGCTGCTCGTGTCCTGGCAGAGAAACGTCGACAAGCTCGAGAGCAGCGGGAGAGGGAGGAGCAGGAGCGTCTGGAACAGGAACAAAGGAACAG GATCCTCCGGGAGGAGGCGATGGCCCGGGAGGCGGAGGAGAGGAAgcgcagagaggaggaggctcGATTCATGGCCGAACAGCAGCGTCTGAGGGACGAAGCCCAGCAAGCTcaagaggagaaggaggcgCAGGAGAGAGCCAAGGCCGAGCAGGAGGAGAACGACAGGCAGCAGAGACAG AGGGAGGAGGCCGAAGCCAAAGCCCGTGAGGAGGCCGAACGTCAGCGTCTTGAGAGGGAGAAACACTTCCAGAAAGAAGAGCAGGAGcgtctggagaggaagagg CGCCTGGAGGAGATAATGAAAAGGACTCGGAAAAGTGACGCAGGagaaaag AAGGATGTGAAAGCTTCTCCACAGGTCAACGGCAAAGACTCAGAGCTCAGTAAGG CAGCTGGAAGCCTGCAGAGTCCCGGTGCAGCGATCCTCGGCCCGTCACAAAGCGTGTCCGGTCCTGTTGTAAACGGAGTCCAGCCCGCTGCTCACCAGAACGGTGTCTCCGCCAATGGAGCTGATTTCGAGGAGATCATCCAACTGAACAAAAGCGGTAACCCGGCACAGACTCAGAGCGGGCTGGTCAGCGAGCCCATCCTGGCATTCGAGGGTGGAGAGCCCTTCCTGATGAAAACAGGCCCTATGAAGCCTCAGCATGTTGCAG AGGTCCTGTGA
- the LOC117263517 gene encoding uncharacterized protein LOC117263517 isoform X4, producing the protein METMDYKELGHNFEEKLTLTDKSLPLQNESQSIQNGDKTLGKDLPTSDDSAITDLSPKTDSSPITETPTKTDDSSKTDVRPSTPGSSPQPKKDSMTSEQRQKLAKERREERARYIEHQTQVQAAKKAQWLEKEEKARRLRESQLEDRRRKLEEQRLKAEKRRALLEEKQRQKLEKNKERYEAAIKRSTKKTWAEIRQQRWSWAGGLNQTSRRESRCSASTVNLPRQVDPVINNRLSKSSATLWNSPNRTRSLRLSPWESRIVERLMTPTLSFLARSRSAATLLNNSDSPSASPLNACSHHHPHQNAERWRVSSASTPDITQRQRRRNSTPVDKKKKEKKDKERENEKEKNALTKDKVQKKRQTTSPTTTMTQRSRPEASTPKPKNRPPSPAPKSRPLSPLVPAAAAASKTPTGKKTPPPGTKTRPKRAQTPARVQAQTVTAVAVETGHEPQQPDAPEEKKNSGNVPAIVVSSVPVTPPSLSPVVISAASPAAPNVELVASNASPAAASTSNPSPSPAPSAAAAAASTTTTPAAPASKPSAGTNDPEEAARVLAEKRRQAREQREREEQERLEQEQRNRILREEAMAREAEERKRREEEARFMAEQQRLRDEAQQAQEEKEAQERAKAEQEENDRQQRQREEAEAKAREEAERQRLEREKHFQKEEQERLERKRRLEEIMKRTRKSDAGEKKDVKASPQVNGKDSELSKAAGSLQSPGAAILGPSQSVSGPVVNGVQPAAHQNGVSANGADFEEIIQLNKSGNPAQTQSGLVSEPILAFEGGEPFLMKTGPMKPQHVAEVL; encoded by the exons CTCTGCCCCTGCAGAACGAGTCTCAGTCCATCCAGAATGGGGACAAGACTTTGGGGAAGGACCTCCCGACTTCAGATGACTCCGCCATCACAGATCTCTCTCCTAAAACAGACTCCAGCCCCATAACAGAGACCCCCACCAAGACAGATGACTCCTCCAAGACGGATGTGAGGCCATCCACCCCGGGCAGCAGCCCTCAGCCCAAGAAAG ATTCAATGACGTCAGAGCAACGACAGAAACTCGCCAAGGAGCGGAGGGAGGAACGTGCCAGATATATCG AGCATCAAACTCAGGTGCAAG CGGCGAAGAAGGCCCAGTGgctggagaaagaggagaaggcCCGACGTTTGAGGGAGAGCCAGCTGGAGGATcgcaggaggaagctggaggagCAGAGGCTGAAGGCTGAGAAACGCAGAGCTCTGCTGgaggagaaacagagacagaaactaGAAAAGAACAAG GAGAGATATGAAGCAGCTATCAAGAGGTCGACAAAGAAGACGTGGGCCGAGATCCGCCAGCAGAGGTGGTCCTGGGCGGGTGGACTCAACCAGACCTCCCGCAGAGAAA GCAGATGCTCGGCCTCCACGGTCAACTTGCCGAGACAGGTGGACCCTGTCATTAACAACAGGCTGTCCAAGTCCTCTGCCACGCTCTGGAACTCCCCCAACAGAA CCCGCAGCCTGCGTCTGAGCCCGTGGGAGAGCCGCATTGTGGAACGGCTCATGACGCCAACACTGTCCTTCTTGGCCCGCAGCCGCAGTGCCGCCACCCTCCTCAACAACAGTGACTCTC CCTCCGCCAGCCCGCTGAACGCCTGCTCCCATCACCACCCGCACCAGAATGCCGAGCGCTGGAGGGTCTCCTCCGCCAGCACGCCAGACATCACCCAGCGCCAGCGCCGGCGAAACTCCACACCG GTggacaaaaagaagaaagagaagaaagataAGGAGAGGGAGAATGAAAAAGAGAAGAACGCTCTCACAAAAGACAAAGTGCAGAAGAAGAGACAGACGACATCACCCACCACCACCATGACCCAGAGATCCAGGCCAGAGGCCAG CACCCCGAAGCCCAAAAACAGACCTCCATCACCCGCCCCCAAGAGTCGGCCTCTGTCCCCCCTGGTGCCagccgcagcagcagcctccAAAACCCCCACGGGCAAGAAGACACCTCCTCCTGGCACCAAGACCCGACCCAAACGAGCTCAGACGCCTGCCAGGGTGCAGGCCCAGACGGTCACTGCAGTTGCCGTAGAAACAGGCCACGAACCCCAGCAGCCCGATGCTCCAGAGGAGAAAAAGA ACTCTGGTAATGTTCCCGCCATCGTGGTGTCCTCTGTACCAGTTACGCCTCCTTCCCTCAGCCCAGTGGTCATATCAGCGGCCTCTCCAGCTGCTCCAAATGTGGAGCTGGTTGCCTCCAATGCCTCTCCTGCAGCAGCCTCCACCAGtaatccttctccttctcctgcaccctccgctgctgccgctgctgcctccaccaccaccactccgGCTGCACCGGCAAGCAAGCCGTCAGCCGGCACCAATGACCCAGAAGAGGCTGCTCGTGTCCTGGCAGAGAAACGTCGACAAGCTCGAGAGCAGCGGGAGAGGGAGGAGCAGGAGCGTCTGGAACAGGAACAAAGGAACAG GATCCTCCGGGAGGAGGCGATGGCCCGGGAGGCGGAGGAGAGGAAgcgcagagaggaggaggctcGATTCATGGCCGAACAGCAGCGTCTGAGGGACGAAGCCCAGCAAGCTcaagaggagaaggaggcgCAGGAGAGAGCCAAGGCCGAGCAGGAGGAGAACGACAGGCAGCAGAGACAG AGGGAGGAGGCCGAAGCCAAAGCCCGTGAGGAGGCCGAACGTCAGCGTCTTGAGAGGGAGAAACACTTCCAGAAAGAAGAGCAGGAGcgtctggagaggaagagg CGCCTGGAGGAGATAATGAAAAGGACTCGGAAAAGTGACGCAGGagaaaag AAGGATGTGAAAGCTTCTCCACAGGTCAACGGCAAAGACTCAGAGCTCAGTAAGG CAGCTGGAAGCCTGCAGAGTCCCGGTGCAGCGATCCTCGGCCCGTCACAAAGCGTGTCCGGTCCTGTTGTAAACGGAGTCCAGCCCGCTGCTCACCAGAACGGTGTCTCCGCCAATGGAGCTGATTTCGAGGAGATCATCCAACTGAACAAAAGCGGTAACCCGGCACAGACTCAGAGCGGGCTGGTCAGCGAGCCCATCCTGGCATTCGAGGGTGGAGAGCCCTTCCTGATGAAAACAGGCCCTATGAAGCCTCAGCATGTTGCAG AGGTCCTGTGA
- the LOC117263517 gene encoding uncharacterized protein LOC117263517 isoform X1: METMDYKELGHNFEEKLTLTDKSLPLQNESQSIQNGDKTLGKDLPTSDDSAITDLSPKTDSSPITETPTKTDDSSKTDVRPSTPGSSPQPKKDSMTSEQRQKLAKERREERARYIEHQTQVQAAKKAQWLEKEEKARRLRESQLEDRRRKLEEQRLKAEKRRALLEEKQRQKLEKNKERYEAAIKRSTKKTWAEIRQQRWSWAGGLNQTSRRESRCSASTVNLPRQVDPVINNRLSKSSATLWNSPNRTRSLRLSPWESRIVERLMTPTLSFLARSRSAATLLNNSDSHSHHCSRSASASPLNACSHHHPHQNAERWRVSSASTPDITQRQRRRNSTPVDKKKKEKKDKERENEKEKNALTKDKVQKKRQTTSPTTTMTQRSRPEASTPKPKNRPPSPAPKSRPLSPLVPAAAAASKTPTGKKTPPPGTKTRPKRAQTPARVQAQTVTAVAVETGHEPQQPDAPEEKKNSGNVPAIVVSSVPVTPPSLSPVVISAASPAAPNVELVASNASPAAASTSNPSPSPAPSAAAAAASTTTTPAAPASKPSAGTNDPEEAARVLAEKRRQAREQREREEQERLEQEQRNRILREEAMAREAEERKRREEEARFMAEQQRLRDEAQQAQEEKEAQERAKAEQEENDRQQRQREEAEAKAREEAERQRLEREKHFQKEEQERLERKRRLEEIMKRTRKSDAGEKKDVKASPQVNGKDSELSKAAGSLQSPGAAILGPSQSVSGPVVNGVQPAAHQNGVSANGADFEEIIQLNKSGNPAQTQSGLVSEPILAFEGGEPFLMKTGPMKPQHVAEVL; encoded by the exons CTCTGCCCCTGCAGAACGAGTCTCAGTCCATCCAGAATGGGGACAAGACTTTGGGGAAGGACCTCCCGACTTCAGATGACTCCGCCATCACAGATCTCTCTCCTAAAACAGACTCCAGCCCCATAACAGAGACCCCCACCAAGACAGATGACTCCTCCAAGACGGATGTGAGGCCATCCACCCCGGGCAGCAGCCCTCAGCCCAAGAAAG ATTCAATGACGTCAGAGCAACGACAGAAACTCGCCAAGGAGCGGAGGGAGGAACGTGCCAGATATATCG AGCATCAAACTCAGGTGCAAG CGGCGAAGAAGGCCCAGTGgctggagaaagaggagaaggcCCGACGTTTGAGGGAGAGCCAGCTGGAGGATcgcaggaggaagctggaggagCAGAGGCTGAAGGCTGAGAAACGCAGAGCTCTGCTGgaggagaaacagagacagaaactaGAAAAGAACAAG GAGAGATATGAAGCAGCTATCAAGAGGTCGACAAAGAAGACGTGGGCCGAGATCCGCCAGCAGAGGTGGTCCTGGGCGGGTGGACTCAACCAGACCTCCCGCAGAGAAA GCAGATGCTCGGCCTCCACGGTCAACTTGCCGAGACAGGTGGACCCTGTCATTAACAACAGGCTGTCCAAGTCCTCTGCCACGCTCTGGAACTCCCCCAACAGAA CCCGCAGCCTGCGTCTGAGCCCGTGGGAGAGCCGCATTGTGGAACGGCTCATGACGCCAACACTGTCCTTCTTGGCCCGCAGCCGCAGTGCCGCCACCCTCCTCAACAACAGTGACTCTC ACTCTCACCACTGCTCCCGTTCAGCCTCCGCCAGCCCGCTGAACGCCTGCTCCCATCACCACCCGCACCAGAATGCCGAGCGCTGGAGGGTCTCCTCCGCCAGCACGCCAGACATCACCCAGCGCCAGCGCCGGCGAAACTCCACACCG GTggacaaaaagaagaaagagaagaaagataAGGAGAGGGAGAATGAAAAAGAGAAGAACGCTCTCACAAAAGACAAAGTGCAGAAGAAGAGACAGACGACATCACCCACCACCACCATGACCCAGAGATCCAGGCCAGAGGCCAG CACCCCGAAGCCCAAAAACAGACCTCCATCACCCGCCCCCAAGAGTCGGCCTCTGTCCCCCCTGGTGCCagccgcagcagcagcctccAAAACCCCCACGGGCAAGAAGACACCTCCTCCTGGCACCAAGACCCGACCCAAACGAGCTCAGACGCCTGCCAGGGTGCAGGCCCAGACGGTCACTGCAGTTGCCGTAGAAACAGGCCACGAACCCCAGCAGCCCGATGCTCCAGAGGAGAAAAAGA ACTCTGGTAATGTTCCCGCCATCGTGGTGTCCTCTGTACCAGTTACGCCTCCTTCCCTCAGCCCAGTGGTCATATCAGCGGCCTCTCCAGCTGCTCCAAATGTGGAGCTGGTTGCCTCCAATGCCTCTCCTGCAGCAGCCTCCACCAGtaatccttctccttctcctgcaccctccgctgctgccgctgctgcctccaccaccaccactccgGCTGCACCGGCAAGCAAGCCGTCAGCCGGCACCAATGACCCAGAAGAGGCTGCTCGTGTCCTGGCAGAGAAACGTCGACAAGCTCGAGAGCAGCGGGAGAGGGAGGAGCAGGAGCGTCTGGAACAGGAACAAAGGAACAG GATCCTCCGGGAGGAGGCGATGGCCCGGGAGGCGGAGGAGAGGAAgcgcagagaggaggaggctcGATTCATGGCCGAACAGCAGCGTCTGAGGGACGAAGCCCAGCAAGCTcaagaggagaaggaggcgCAGGAGAGAGCCAAGGCCGAGCAGGAGGAGAACGACAGGCAGCAGAGACAG AGGGAGGAGGCCGAAGCCAAAGCCCGTGAGGAGGCCGAACGTCAGCGTCTTGAGAGGGAGAAACACTTCCAGAAAGAAGAGCAGGAGcgtctggagaggaagagg CGCCTGGAGGAGATAATGAAAAGGACTCGGAAAAGTGACGCAGGagaaaag AAGGATGTGAAAGCTTCTCCACAGGTCAACGGCAAAGACTCAGAGCTCAGTAAGG CAGCTGGAAGCCTGCAGAGTCCCGGTGCAGCGATCCTCGGCCCGTCACAAAGCGTGTCCGGTCCTGTTGTAAACGGAGTCCAGCCCGCTGCTCACCAGAACGGTGTCTCCGCCAATGGAGCTGATTTCGAGGAGATCATCCAACTGAACAAAAGCGGTAACCCGGCACAGACTCAGAGCGGGCTGGTCAGCGAGCCCATCCTGGCATTCGAGGGTGGAGAGCCCTTCCTGATGAAAACAGGCCCTATGAAGCCTCAGCATGTTGCAG AGGTCCTGTGA